The Candidatus Binatia bacterium genome includes a region encoding these proteins:
- the carB gene encoding carbamoyl-phosphate synthase large subunit, whose translation MPKRSDIHSILLIGSGPIVIGQACEFDYSGTQACKALKEEGFRVVLVNSNPATIMTDPEFADRTYIEPITVDLVEKIIQKERPDALLPTIGGQTALNIAIDLAEQGILERYGVEMIGANLEAIKKAEDRDLFKEAMARAGLDLPQSGYARSMADANRIQKRLSFPVIIRPSRTLGGSGGNIAYGADDFKEVVQRGLDISPVHEVLIEESVLGWKEFELEVMRDHKDNVVIVCSIENFDPMGVHTGDSITVAPAQTLTDKEYQIMRDAALRVIREIGVDTGGSNIQFAVNPADGRMVVIEMNPRVSRSSALASKATGFPIAKMAAKLAVGYTLDEIPNDITRETPACFEPTIDYVVVKIPRFTFEKFPQAQDILTPQMKSVGEAMAIGRTFKESLQKAMRSLEIGSYGFEEKLAPGEGDRDEKLRSLENKLRVPNADRLWHLADALRVGMTIEKIYGLSKIDPWFLDQLRQIVAAEEEIKAARGEGGALTAEFFHRVKQMGFSDRRLGKLLGRPEEDIRAQRTEADVRAVFRAVDTCGAEFAAYTPYLYSTYEGEDESNRTPKKKIMILGGGPNRIGQGIEFDYCCVHAAFALKEDGYETIMVNCNPETVSTDYDTSDKLYFEPLTLEDVLNIVERENPDGVIVQFGGQTPLKLALALERAGVKIIGTSPDSIDLAEDRERFKQLLDRLGLKQPMSGTARSYEDALQIAELLDYPVLVRPSYVLGGRAMEIVYDRDTLKRYMTHAVAASPEHPVLIDKFLDDAIELDVDALADGERVVIGGIMEHIERAGVHSGDSACSLPPKSISPAIQQEIRRQASALAVALNVRGLMNVQFAVKGQDIYVLEVNPRASRTVPFVSKATGVPLAKIAARIMVGKRLDALAAEVLPRHISVKESVFPFNKFPGVDTLLGPEMKSTGEVMGIDASFGLAYAKAQLGSGTRLPRGGKVFISVRDEDKEPVARIAGKLQRLGFRIVATRGTAAYFLLHGISAETVKKVQEGSPNIAEAIKNGEIAMVINTPMDAHSHADSFHLRRNAVDYQVPYFTTIAGADAAAEGIELLKDREFDVRPLQEYLAPTQV comes from the coding sequence ATGCCCAAGCGCAGCGACATTCACTCGATCCTGCTGATCGGCTCGGGGCCGATCGTGATCGGCCAGGCGTGCGAGTTCGACTACTCCGGCACGCAGGCGTGCAAGGCGCTGAAGGAAGAGGGCTTCCGCGTAGTCCTCGTCAACTCCAATCCGGCGACGATCATGACCGATCCGGAATTTGCGGACCGTACTTACATCGAGCCCATCACCGTCGATCTCGTCGAAAAGATCATTCAGAAAGAGCGGCCGGATGCACTGCTTCCGACCATCGGCGGACAGACCGCGCTCAACATCGCCATCGACCTGGCGGAGCAGGGGATCCTGGAGCGCTACGGCGTCGAGATGATCGGCGCGAATCTCGAGGCGATCAAGAAAGCCGAAGACCGCGATCTATTCAAGGAAGCGATGGCGCGGGCCGGTCTCGATCTTCCGCAAAGCGGCTACGCCCGCAGCATGGCCGACGCCAACCGAATCCAGAAGCGCCTCAGCTTTCCGGTCATCATCCGTCCCTCGCGCACGCTCGGCGGCAGCGGCGGCAACATCGCCTACGGCGCGGACGATTTCAAAGAAGTCGTCCAGCGGGGCCTGGACATCTCCCCGGTCCACGAGGTTCTCATCGAAGAGTCCGTGCTCGGCTGGAAAGAGTTCGAGCTGGAGGTGATGCGCGATCACAAAGACAACGTGGTGATCGTCTGCTCGATCGAGAATTTCGATCCGATGGGCGTGCACACCGGCGACTCGATCACGGTCGCTCCCGCGCAAACCCTCACCGATAAAGAGTATCAGATCATGCGCGACGCCGCCCTCCGCGTGATCCGCGAGATCGGCGTAGACACCGGCGGATCGAATATTCAGTTTGCCGTCAATCCCGCCGACGGGCGCATGGTCGTGATCGAGATGAACCCGCGGGTCTCGCGCAGCTCGGCGCTGGCGAGCAAGGCGACCGGCTTTCCCATCGCCAAGATGGCCGCCAAGCTCGCCGTTGGCTACACGCTGGACGAGATTCCGAACGACATCACGCGCGAGACGCCGGCGTGCTTCGAGCCGACGATCGACTACGTGGTCGTAAAGATCCCGCGCTTTACTTTCGAGAAATTCCCCCAGGCGCAGGATATCCTCACGCCGCAGATGAAGTCGGTCGGCGAAGCGATGGCGATCGGCCGCACGTTCAAAGAGTCGCTGCAGAAGGCGATGCGCTCGCTGGAGATCGGCTCTTACGGCTTCGAAGAGAAGCTGGCGCCCGGAGAAGGCGACCGGGATGAAAAATTGCGCTCGCTCGAAAACAAGCTTCGGGTGCCGAACGCCGACCGCTTGTGGCACTTGGCCGACGCGCTCAGAGTCGGAATGACGATCGAGAAGATTTACGGCCTCAGCAAAATCGATCCGTGGTTTTTGGACCAACTCCGCCAGATCGTCGCCGCCGAGGAAGAGATCAAAGCCGCGCGCGGCGAGGGCGGCGCCCTCACGGCCGAATTTTTCCACAGGGTGAAGCAGATGGGCTTTTCCGACCGCAGGCTGGGAAAGCTCCTGGGACGACCGGAGGAAGATATCCGCGCGCAGAGAACCGAGGCGGACGTGCGCGCCGTATTTCGCGCCGTCGATACCTGCGGCGCTGAGTTCGCAGCCTATACGCCGTACCTTTACTCCACCTATGAAGGAGAAGACGAGTCGAACCGGACGCCGAAAAAGAAGATCATGATTCTCGGCGGCGGGCCCAATCGAATCGGCCAAGGCATCGAGTTCGACTACTGCTGCGTTCACGCGGCGTTCGCCCTCAAGGAAGACGGCTACGAGACCATCATGGTCAACTGCAATCCCGAGACGGTCAGCACCGATTACGACACCTCCGACAAGCTCTACTTTGAGCCGCTGACGCTGGAAGACGTGCTCAACATCGTGGAGCGGGAAAATCCCGACGGCGTCATCGTCCAGTTCGGCGGCCAGACGCCGCTGAAGCTCGCTTTGGCGCTGGAGCGGGCGGGCGTCAAGATCATCGGCACCTCCCCGGACAGCATCGACCTGGCCGAGGACCGCGAGCGCTTCAAGCAACTCCTCGATCGTCTCGGCTTGAAGCAGCCGATGAGCGGGACGGCGCGCTCGTACGAGGACGCGCTGCAGATCGCCGAGCTGCTCGATTATCCCGTGCTGGTTCGTCCTTCCTACGTCCTCGGCGGGCGGGCGATGGAGATCGTCTACGACCGGGACACTCTCAAACGTTACATGACGCACGCGGTCGCGGCGTCTCCCGAGCATCCCGTTCTGATCGACAAATTTTTGGACGACGCGATCGAGCTGGACGTGGATGCGCTGGCCGACGGCGAGCGCGTCGTGATCGGCGGCATCATGGAGCACATCGAGCGCGCCGGCGTCCACTCCGGCGACAGCGCCTGCAGCCTGCCGCCGAAGTCGATTTCGCCCGCGATCCAGCAGGAGATCCGCCGGCAAGCTTCGGCTCTGGCGGTGGCGCTCAACGTCCGCGGCTTGATGAACGTGCAATTCGCCGTCAAGGGCCAGGACATCTACGTTCTCGAAGTCAACCCCCGCGCCTCGCGCACGGTGCCGTTCGTGAGCAAGGCGACCGGCGTCCCGCTGGCAAAAATCGCCGCGCGCATCATGGTCGGTAAAAGACTCGACGCGCTGGCCGCCGAAGTCCTGCCGCGACATATCTCGGTGAAAGAATCGGTTTTCCCGTTCAATAAATTTCCCGGCGTCGATACCCTGCTCGGGCCGGAGATGAAGTCCACAGGAGAGGTCATGGGAATCGATGCGTCTTTCGGGCTCGCGTACGCAAAAGCGCAGCTCGGCAGCGGCACCCGGCTGCCGCGCGGCGGCAAAGTCTTCATCAGCGTGCGCGACGAAGACAAGGAGCCGGTCGCCCGGATCGCCGGAAAGCTCCAGCGACTCGGCTTTCGGATTGTCGCTACTCGAGGTACCGCCGCTTATTTTCTGCTGCATGGAATCTCCGCCGAGACCGTCAAAAAAGTTCAGGAAGGGAGCCCGAACATCGCGGAGGCGATCAAAAACGGGGAGATCGCAATGGTGATCAATACCCCGATGGACGCGCACTCCCACGCGGATTCGTTCCACCTCAGGCGCAACGCCGTCGATTACCAGGTGCCCTATTTCACCACCATCGCCGGCGCGGACGCGGCGGCGGAAGGAATCGAATTGCTCAAAGATCGCGAGTTCGACGTCCGCCCGCTGCAGGAATATCTGGCGCCGACTCAAGTATGA
- a CDS encoding aminotransferase class I/II-fold pyridoxal phosphate-dependent enzyme, translating to MEFSRIKRLPPYVFNIITDLKQEARRKGDDIVDFGMGNPDMPSPPHVVAKLVEAAKKPQNHRYSVSRGIYKLRLAISDWYRKRYEVAIDPDTEAIVTIGAKEGLGHLVWAIVDPGDVVFCPSPTYPIHQYSVILAGGNLHNIPMYSGEDFLGRMQEAIKQTSPKPKLLIVSFPHNPTTETVELDFFEQVVRFAQEHGLLIIHDLAYADLAFDGHKPPSLLQVPGAKEIGIEFFSLSKSYNMPGWRIGFAVGNKEMVHALARLKSYLDYGIFQPVQIAAIQALNGPQDCVEEIRETYRRRRDALVDGLDRIGWKIKKPRGTMFVWAEIPEPCKKMGSVGFSKFLLQEAKVAVSPGIGFGDYGDPYVRFALIENEHRTKQAVRTIRRALGKVLD from the coding sequence GTGGAATTCTCGCGCATCAAGAGGCTGCCTCCCTACGTCTTCAACATCATCACCGATCTGAAGCAGGAGGCGAGACGAAAAGGCGACGACATCGTCGACTTCGGCATGGGCAATCCCGACATGCCGTCGCCGCCGCACGTCGTCGCCAAGCTCGTCGAGGCGGCCAAGAAGCCGCAGAACCATCGCTACTCGGTGTCGCGCGGAATCTACAAGCTAAGGCTCGCGATCTCCGACTGGTATCGCAAGCGCTACGAGGTTGCGATCGATCCCGATACCGAGGCGATCGTCACGATCGGCGCGAAAGAGGGACTGGGCCATCTGGTGTGGGCGATCGTCGATCCGGGCGACGTGGTTTTTTGTCCGAGCCCGACCTATCCGATCCACCAGTATTCCGTCATCCTCGCCGGCGGCAACCTGCACAACATCCCGATGTATTCGGGCGAGGATTTTCTCGGACGCATGCAAGAGGCCATAAAGCAGACCTCGCCCAAGCCCAAGCTGCTGATCGTGAGCTTCCCGCACAATCCCACCACCGAAACGGTGGAGCTGGATTTTTTCGAGCAGGTCGTCCGCTTCGCCCAGGAGCACGGACTGCTGATTATTCACGATCTGGCCTATGCGGACCTCGCCTTCGACGGGCACAAGCCGCCGAGCCTCCTCCAGGTGCCGGGCGCCAAAGAGATCGGCATCGAGTTTTTCTCGCTTTCCAAGAGCTACAACATGCCGGGATGGAGAATCGGCTTCGCCGTCGGCAACAAGGAAATGGTCCATGCGCTCGCGCGCCTCAAGAGCTACCTCGACTACGGCATTTTCCAGCCGGTGCAGATCGCCGCGATTCAGGCGCTCAACGGTCCGCAGGATTGCGTCGAGGAGATTCGCGAAACCTACCGGCGGCGGCGCGACGCGCTGGTCGACGGCCTCGACCGCATCGGGTGGAAGATCAAAAAGCCCCGTGGGACGATGTTCGTCTGGGCGGAGATTCCCGAGCCCTGCAAAAAAATGGGCTCGGTGGGCTTCTCGAAGTTTCTACTGCAAGAAGCCAAGGTGGCGGTTTCTCCGGGCATCGGCTTCGGCGACTACGGCGACCCGTACGTTCGCTTCGCCCTGATCGAGAACGAGCACCGCACCAAGCAGGCGGTCCGGACGATCCGCCGCGCGCTCGGCAAAGTTCTCGACTAA
- a CDS encoding homoserine dehydrogenase, translating to MPEKRKKIGIGLLGSGTVGEAVQDFVFQDAKGGEPQLEIVKIYTRQPKGKKWHASRASLFTTKAEEVIAHPDAEIIVEALGLQDEEELSRFKDLIVAALKKGKAVVTSDKAVLAKHGAEIWQAARKYGGELRFEACVAGGVPIIRSITESFAAEEPEAIYGIVNGTCNYILTEMARGGKSYEAALKEAQERGYAETDPAADTSGKDAEAKLVLLAAVTFGLQAGPGIFWRKGIEEIHALDFLYASRKGRSTIKHLAVARRDGESIQAYVSPVLVPEEHFLAAIDGATNAVFFKGKKSGDAGRDWNYVFAGPGAGGGPTAVAILGDVYDLARGRPRRGGPGALVKPGALTIRAADEIGVCFYSRFIVKDRAGIVGDICQTLGDTGINISEIWQLSHGRDELEGLARRYRIAEKPDGILPFVITLERASIGQIKNAMKVLSARDYMLAEPLWFPIWTA from the coding sequence ATGCCTGAGAAGCGAAAAAAAATCGGCATCGGGCTGCTCGGCTCCGGCACGGTCGGAGAGGCGGTGCAGGACTTCGTGTTTCAGGACGCGAAGGGCGGCGAGCCGCAGCTAGAGATCGTCAAGATCTATACCCGGCAGCCGAAGGGCAAGAAGTGGCATGCCTCGCGCGCTTCTCTCTTCACGACTAAAGCTGAAGAGGTCATCGCTCATCCGGACGCCGAGATCATCGTCGAGGCGCTGGGATTGCAAGACGAGGAGGAGCTTTCGCGCTTCAAAGATCTCATCGTCGCCGCGCTCAAGAAAGGCAAGGCGGTGGTGACTTCGGACAAGGCGGTGTTGGCGAAGCACGGCGCCGAGATTTGGCAGGCGGCGCGCAAGTACGGCGGCGAGCTCCGTTTCGAGGCGTGCGTCGCCGGCGGCGTGCCGATCATCCGCTCGATCACGGAGAGCTTCGCCGCCGAGGAGCCGGAGGCGATCTACGGCATCGTCAACGGCACCTGCAACTACATTCTAACCGAGATGGCGCGCGGCGGAAAATCCTACGAAGCCGCCCTCAAGGAGGCCCAGGAGCGCGGATATGCCGAAACCGATCCGGCAGCGGACACGAGCGGCAAAGACGCCGAGGCGAAGCTCGTTCTCCTCGCCGCCGTGACTTTCGGCCTTCAGGCGGGGCCGGGAATTTTCTGGCGCAAGGGCATCGAAGAAATCCACGCGCTGGACTTTCTGTACGCGAGCCGCAAAGGGCGGAGCACCATCAAGCACCTCGCGGTCGCGCGCCGCGACGGGGAGTCGATCCAGGCTTATGTTTCGCCGGTGCTGGTGCCCGAGGAGCATTTTCTCGCGGCGATCGACGGCGCCACCAACGCGGTTTTTTTCAAAGGAAAAAAAAGCGGCGACGCGGGACGCGATTGGAACTACGTCTTCGCCGGTCCAGGGGCCGGCGGCGGGCCGACGGCCGTCGCGATCCTGGGCGACGTTTACGACCTGGCGCGCGGCCGGCCGCGGCGCGGTGGTCCCGGCGCTCTCGTGAAACCCGGCGCTTTGACGATCCGCGCCGCCGACGAGATCGGCGTTTGTTTTTACTCGCGCTTCATCGTGAAGGACCGCGCCGGCATCGTCGGAGATATCTGCCAGACTTTGGGCGACACGGGCATCAACATTTCCGAGATCTGGCAGTTGAGCCACGGCCGGGACGAGCTCGAAGGATTGGCGCGCCGCTACCGGATCGCGGAAAAACCGGACGGGATTCTGCCGTTCGTCATCACGCTGGAGAGGGCTTCCATCGGACAGATAAAGAATGCTATGAAAGTTCTCAGCGCGCGGGATTACATGCTGGCCGAGCCGCTTTGGTTTCCGATCTGGACGGCATAA
- the carA gene encoding glutamine-hydrolyzing carbamoyl-phosphate synthase small subunit gives MKAILALADETFYLGRSFGAEGEAIGEVVFNTSMTGYQEILTDPSYEGQLVAMTYPEIGNVGVNPEDVESLKPYVKGFIVKEYCALPSNWRATQPLGEYMKEHGIVGIEGIDTRSLVRRLRDHGSQEAIISTRSDNPAELIAKAKASPGLVGRDLVKEVSCWESYDWDEGGWELGTGYRKRIEADGAKKPRKTKTASFEQPRFSVVAYDYGIKRNILRGLAESGCTVKVVPAGTAAEDVLALNPNGIFLSNGPGDPDAVPYAKENVRKLIGKKPIFGICLGHQILGLALGGKTYKLKFGHHGGNQPVMDLTTRKVEITTQNHGFAVDADSLKDAAVVTHLNLNDHTVEGLAHRELPIFSVQYHPESSPGPHDARYLFKRFVEMMEKQGQ, from the coding sequence ATGAAGGCGATCCTGGCGCTGGCAGACGAAACGTTTTACCTCGGCCGCTCCTTCGGCGCCGAAGGGGAAGCGATCGGCGAGGTCGTGTTCAACACCAGCATGACCGGTTACCAGGAGATCCTGACCGATCCTTCCTACGAAGGGCAATTGGTGGCGATGACTTATCCCGAGATCGGCAACGTCGGCGTCAACCCGGAAGACGTGGAGTCGCTGAAGCCGTACGTCAAAGGCTTCATCGTCAAGGAGTATTGCGCGTTACCCAGCAATTGGCGCGCGACCCAGCCGCTCGGCGAATACATGAAAGAGCACGGCATCGTCGGCATCGAGGGAATCGACACCCGGTCTCTGGTTCGCCGCCTGAGGGATCATGGATCGCAGGAGGCGATCATTTCGACGCGGAGCGATAATCCCGCAGAGCTGATCGCGAAAGCGAAAGCGTCGCCGGGCCTGGTCGGGAGAGATCTGGTCAAAGAGGTTAGCTGTTGGGAAAGCTACGATTGGGACGAGGGAGGCTGGGAGCTGGGAACCGGGTACAGGAAAAGAATAGAGGCGGACGGCGCAAAGAAACCGCGCAAGACCAAAACGGCAAGCTTCGAGCAGCCGCGATTTTCGGTCGTCGCCTACGACTACGGCATCAAGCGGAATATCTTGCGCGGCCTCGCCGAGTCGGGCTGCACGGTGAAAGTCGTTCCGGCCGGAACTGCAGCCGAGGACGTTCTGGCGCTCAATCCGAATGGCATTTTTCTCTCGAATGGGCCGGGAGATCCCGACGCGGTCCCATACGCGAAGGAAAACGTCCGGAAGCTCATCGGAAAAAAGCCGATCTTCGGCATCTGTCTCGGCCACCAGATCCTCGGCCTGGCGCTCGGCGGAAAGACTTACAAGTTAAAATTCGGCCATCACGGCGGCAATCAGCCGGTGATGGATTTGACCACGCGCAAAGTCGAGATCACGACGCAGAACCACGGCTTCGCCGTGGACGCCGACTCGCTCAAGGACGCCGCCGTCGTGACGCATCTCAACTTGAACGACCACACCGTCGAAGGCCTGGCGCACCGCGAGCTGCCGATCTTCTCCGTCCAGTATCATCCGGAATCTTCTCCCGGCCCGCACGACGCGCGCTATCTGTTCAAGCGTTTCGTCGAGATGATGGAGAAGCAGGGGCAGTGA
- a CDS encoding type II toxin-antitoxin system RelE/ParE family toxin: protein MTYRLYLRPAAEKDLQWLPREVASRVERAINRLCDEPRPRGSKKLSGYENEWRVRVGDYRILYTIDDAKKEVRIARVAHRREVYR, encoded by the coding sequence ATGACGTATCGGCTGTATCTTAGACCGGCAGCTGAGAAGGATTTACAGTGGCTCCCGAGAGAAGTTGCAAGTCGCGTGGAGAGAGCCATCAACCGATTATGTGACGAACCTAGACCGAGAGGTTCCAAAAAGCTGTCAGGCTACGAAAATGAATGGCGAGTAAGAGTCGGGGACTATAGGATCTTGTACACCATTGATGATGCGAAAAAAGAGGTGCGGATCGCTCGCGTAGCTCATCGAAGAGAAGTTTACCGCTAG
- a CDS encoding phospholipase D family protein translates to MNETVTHATILRSLWTESLQGLLSQVEDNLMLVSPFVKLSKAGEILAELSHRGVQNKVRLVMLTDLRPECALSGSLDLEALIALGHGIPNFLLTHLPSLHAKVYIADQKAAIVTSGNLTDSGVSGNIEYGVAFSDKSVVTQIREDFEQYSLLGAKVSSTEIEALLDEVRELKELYQKAEQGIRVRARLAFKRKLQATHLQLLRHRAKGKTTHAIFSQTILFLLAKGPLRTTEIHPLIQRLHPDICDDSIDRVIDGVSFGKKWKRHVRTAQQFLKREGKIGYGGERWHLMSNEPEAKNGKV, encoded by the coding sequence ATGAACGAGACGGTCACACACGCAACTATACTGAGAAGTCTTTGGACAGAAAGTTTGCAGGGGCTTCTTTCGCAAGTCGAGGATAACCTCATGCTGGTGTCACCGTTCGTTAAGCTCTCAAAGGCAGGGGAAATATTAGCTGAACTAAGCCACCGAGGAGTTCAAAACAAGGTGCGGCTTGTAATGCTCACCGACCTACGTCCCGAATGCGCTCTAAGCGGATCGCTGGACTTAGAAGCGTTGATTGCGCTCGGACATGGAATTCCGAATTTTCTCTTAACACATCTACCAAGTCTTCATGCGAAAGTTTACATCGCGGACCAGAAGGCAGCTATTGTGACGTCCGGTAATCTAACTGATTCAGGTGTGAGTGGAAATATTGAGTACGGAGTGGCTTTCAGCGATAAAAGCGTGGTCACTCAAATACGCGAGGATTTTGAGCAGTACTCGTTACTAGGGGCGAAGGTGTCATCCACAGAGATCGAAGCGCTACTGGATGAAGTGAGAGAACTTAAAGAACTTTATCAGAAGGCCGAGCAAGGAATACGCGTTCGAGCCAGACTGGCCTTTAAACGGAAACTCCAAGCGACGCATTTACAGCTTCTCCGACACCGCGCAAAAGGGAAAACAACACACGCTATATTTTCCCAGACAATTCTATTTCTGCTCGCAAAAGGACCGCTACGAACAACTGAAATTCATCCTCTGATCCAAAGGCTGCATCCTGACATTTGTGACGACTCCATTGATCGTGTGATCGATGGCGTGAGCTTTGGCAAGAAGTGGAAGCGCCACGTAAGAACTGCACAGCAGTTCCTAAAAAGAGAGGGCAAGATCGGATACGGCGGAGAACGGTGGCATCTCATGTCCAATGAACCGGAGGCCAAGAATGGCAAAGTCTGA
- the recG gene encoding ATP-dependent DNA helicase RecG, whose translation MPSKPVAASPKDCFRALLTPLRFLKGIGPTRAEQLEGLGLKTVEDLLYHLPFRYEDRRAIRKIRQATVGREETFIGKLAAVSQRYVPKMRRRILTATLADETGLIGLVWYRVPPYMAQGLQKGRLLLVHGKVEPGIGAQKKIVHPEFEALDPEDQGDKEKVLPIYLRPAGIPLRTMRRWMIEALEKYAGYLPGFLPDSLVKKQGLVDLTRAMREVHRPEKTADLAALNGFASAAHRAIVFDEFFYLQLGLALRRKRRAAENGIAFGGEKKTLTRKMWEMLPFALTRAQEKVLREISLDMAAARPMQRLLQGDVGSGKTIVGWFAALRAIENGFQALWMAPTELLAEQHYLNLKGFAERLGVSAALLTGSLAARAKSEIVDKMKTGAIHFVVGTHALIQEEIQVPRLGLGIIDEQHRFGVMQRMALQRLAACRGADRSSAVSSVEPQPDILLMSATPIPRSLAMVLYGDLEVSSLNEMPPGRTPVETRLVRESQRARLYDLVRAEIQQGRQAYVVYPLVEASERLPVRDATGMAQELSQEAFKEFRVGLLHGRMSGGEKDEVMRRFKDGALEILVATTVIEVGIDVPNATIMVVEHAERFGLSQLHQLRGRVGRGRHRSQCLLVYYGSNRSEALARLRVMEKEHDGFKIAEADLRLRGPGEMLGTRQAGLADFRLANLLRDASVLLDARQEALAWLETDPHLARPESRALKAVLKHRWGGRLELGSIG comes from the coding sequence ATGCCTTCTAAGCCCGTCGCGGCTTCACCCAAAGATTGTTTTCGCGCGCTTTTGACCCCGCTGCGCTTTCTCAAGGGCATCGGCCCGACGCGCGCCGAGCAGCTCGAAGGCCTGGGACTCAAAACCGTCGAGGACCTGCTCTATCACCTGCCGTTTCGCTACGAAGACCGCCGCGCCATTCGAAAAATCCGCCAGGCGACGGTAGGACGGGAAGAAACTTTCATCGGCAAGCTCGCCGCCGTGAGCCAGCGCTACGTGCCGAAGATGCGGCGGCGGATTCTCACGGCGACGCTCGCCGACGAAACCGGCCTGATCGGGTTGGTGTGGTATCGCGTCCCGCCCTACATGGCGCAGGGGCTGCAGAAAGGCCGGCTCCTCCTCGTCCACGGAAAAGTCGAGCCGGGAATCGGCGCGCAAAAGAAAATCGTCCACCCCGAATTCGAAGCGCTCGACCCCGAGGATCAGGGAGACAAGGAAAAAGTCCTGCCGATTTATTTGCGTCCCGCCGGCATCCCGCTCCGGACGATGCGCCGGTGGATGATCGAGGCCCTGGAGAAATACGCCGGCTATTTGCCGGGATTCCTGCCCGACTCGCTGGTCAAAAAACAAGGCCTGGTCGATCTCACGCGCGCGATGCGCGAGGTTCATCGGCCGGAAAAAACCGCCGACCTCGCCGCTCTGAACGGCTTCGCCTCGGCCGCCCACCGGGCGATCGTCTTCGATGAGTTCTTTTACCTCCAGCTCGGACTCGCGCTCAGGCGCAAACGCCGCGCGGCGGAGAACGGGATCGCGTTCGGCGGCGAGAAAAAGACGCTGACGCGGAAAATGTGGGAGATGCTTCCCTTCGCCTTGACCCGTGCACAGGAAAAAGTGCTGCGGGAGATTTCCCTCGACATGGCCGCGGCGCGGCCGATGCAACGGCTCTTGCAGGGCGACGTCGGCTCGGGCAAGACGATCGTCGGCTGGTTCGCGGCGCTGCGTGCGATCGAGAACGGCTTTCAGGCGCTGTGGATGGCGCCGACCGAGCTTTTGGCCGAGCAGCACTATCTCAATCTCAAGGGCTTTGCGGAGCGGCTCGGCGTTTCGGCCGCGTTGCTCACCGGCTCGCTCGCGGCCAGAGCCAAGTCGGAGATCGTCGACAAAATGAAAACCGGCGCGATCCATTTCGTCGTCGGGACGCACGCGCTGATTCAGGAAGAAATTCAAGTCCCGCGCCTGGGTCTCGGCATCATTGACGAGCAGCACCGCTTCGGCGTGATGCAGCGGATGGCGCTCCAGCGGCTCGCCGCGTGCCGCGGCGCCGATCGCTCTTCAGCGGTGAGCTCGGTCGAACCCCAGCCGGACATTCTTTTGATGAGCGCGACGCCGATTCCGCGCAGCCTGGCGATGGTGCTCTACGGCGATCTCGAAGTCTCGTCGCTGAACGAAATGCCTCCGGGCCGGACTCCGGTCGAGACGCGGCTGGTGCGCGAATCGCAGCGCGCGAGACTTTACGACCTGGTGCGCGCCGAGATTCAACAGGGGCGCCAGGCCTACGTCGTCTACCCGCTGGTCGAAGCCTCCGAGCGCCTGCCGGTCCGGGACGCCACGGGGATGGCGCAGGAGCTGTCTCAGGAGGCGTTCAAGGAATTTCGCGTCGGCTTGCTTCACGGACGCATGTCGGGCGGCGAGAAGGATGAGGTCATGCGCCGCTTCAAAGACGGCGCGCTCGAAATTCTCGTCGCGACGACCGTGATCGAAGTCGGCATCGACGTTCCCAACGCGACGATCATGGTGGTCGAGCATGCCGAGCGCTTCGGCTTGTCCCAACTGCATCAACTGCGCGGCAGAGTCGGCAGGGGCCGGCACCGCTCGCAATGCCTGTTGGTTTATTACGGATCGAACCGTTCGGAGGCCCTCGCGCGGCTGCGTGTTATGGAAAAGGAGCACGATGGATTCAAAATCGCGGAAGCCGATCTTCGGCTCCGCGGTCCGGGCGAAATGCTCGGCACGCGTCAGGCGGGGCTGGCGGACTTTCGGCTGGCTAACCTACTGCGCGACGCGAGTGTGTTGTTAGATGCGCGTCAGGAGGCGCTCGCCTGGCTCGAGACCGACCCGCATCTCGCGCGGCCGGAGTCGCGCGCGCTGAAAGCGGTGCTCAAACACCGCTGGGGCGGCCGGTTGGAACTAGGAAGCATAGGGTGA